A stretch of Paracoccus sp. N5 DNA encodes these proteins:
- a CDS encoding MFS transporter — MPPQPNLKLAILALGLGAFAIGTSEFAAMGLLPWYAGDLGITEPQAGHVVSAYALGVVVGAPITSILGARLPRRRYLAALIAAYGVMNLLAAVLPGYGTLVSTRFLAGLPHGGFLGVAMLFAADALPREQRAKGVTQVLLGLTIANIAGVPLAGVLGQSLGWRWGFALPGVLALLAGWLILRLAPRVGAAKDARPMDELKALGNPAVVLTLLVGAIGFGGLFAVYSYLSAAMLATTQPPGWAVPAMLSGFGIGGTLGSIMAARLTIRLGTWRSALLLMGFMLATQGFAAWAVGSWGLMLLSSFLLGLGSGMVVPLQTRLMDVAGRAQSMAAAMNHAAFNAANALGPWLAGMALAAGWGWQSSGLVAMALSVAGMLALGLAWWQSRAAGMGMQDHPARV, encoded by the coding sequence ATGCCGCCGCAGCCAAACCTGAAACTTGCGATTCTCGCCCTTGGCCTCGGTGCCTTTGCCATCGGCACCTCGGAATTCGCCGCCATGGGGCTGCTGCCCTGGTATGCCGGCGACCTCGGCATCACCGAGCCGCAGGCGGGCCATGTCGTCAGCGCCTATGCGCTGGGGGTGGTGGTGGGGGCGCCGATCACCTCGATCCTGGGCGCGCGGCTGCCGCGGCGGCGCTATCTGGCGGCGCTGATCGCCGCCTATGGCGTGATGAACCTGCTGGCGGCGGTGCTGCCGGGCTATGGCACGCTGGTCTCCACCCGCTTCCTGGCCGGGCTGCCGCATGGCGGCTTCCTGGGCGTCGCCATGCTGTTCGCCGCCGACGCCTTGCCGCGCGAGCAAAGGGCCAAGGGCGTGACCCAGGTGCTGCTGGGCCTGACCATCGCCAATATCGCCGGCGTGCCGCTGGCCGGCGTGCTGGGCCAGAGCCTCGGCTGGCGCTGGGGCTTTGCCCTGCCGGGCGTGCTGGCGCTGCTGGCGGGCTGGCTGATCCTGCGGCTGGCGCCGCGCGTCGGTGCCGCGAAGGATGCCCGGCCGATGGACGAGTTGAAGGCGCTCGGCAATCCGGCCGTGGTGCTGACGCTGCTGGTCGGGGCCATCGGCTTCGGCGGGCTTTTCGCGGTCTATTCCTATCTCTCGGCCGCGATGCTGGCCACGACGCAGCCTCCGGGCTGGGCGGTGCCGGCCATGCTGTCGGGCTTCGGTATCGGCGGCACGCTGGGCAGCATCATGGCGGCGCGGCTGACCATCCGGCTGGGGACCTGGCGCTCGGCGCTGCTCTTGATGGGCTTCATGCTGGCGACGCAGGGCTTTGCCGCCTGGGCCGTCGGCAGCTGGGGGCTGATGCTTCTGTCCTCGTTCCTGCTGGGGCTGGGCTCGGGCATGGTGGTGCCCTTGCAGACCCGGCTGATGGACGTGGCCGGGCGCGCGCAGAGCATGGCCGCCGCGATGAACCACGCCGCCTTCAACGCCGCCAATGCGCTGGGGCCCTGGCTTGCCGGCATGGCGCTGGCGGCGGGCTGGGGCTGGCAGAGCTCAGGCCTGGTGGCGATGGCGCTGTCAGTCGCGGGGATGCTGGCCCTGGGCCTGGCCTGGTGGCAGTCCCGCGCTGCCGGGATGGGCATGCAGGATCACCCCGCGCGAGTGTGA
- a CDS encoding DUF599 domain-containing protein, whose amino-acid sequence MQIPLPPAGPFTPADLAALAWLFLAWLGIGWITEHPPRQHPSVSVLMKDYRREWMRHFVTRDPRIFDGNILTTLREGTAFFASACLIAVGGGLALIGKTDQLAGVARQFDLGHVPALKWEIKIVVVLFFVANALLRFVWAHRLFGYCAVMMAAVPNDPEDPRAMPAAMQAAEINITAARSFNSGLRCVYFALGALGWLAGPLGLFLATLYVLVISWRREFASHSRGVILHAHPGSAGLPPGQAQGQHPRD is encoded by the coding sequence ATGCAGATTCCCCTTCCGCCCGCCGGCCCCTTCACCCCCGCCGACCTGGCCGCACTGGCCTGGCTTTTCCTGGCCTGGCTGGGCATCGGCTGGATCACCGAGCATCCGCCAAGGCAGCACCCCTCGGTCTCGGTGCTGATGAAGGACTACCGGCGCGAATGGATGCGGCATTTCGTCACCCGCGATCCGCGCATCTTCGACGGCAATATCCTGACCACATTGCGCGAGGGCACGGCCTTCTTCGCCTCGGCCTGCCTGATCGCCGTCGGCGGCGGGCTGGCGCTGATCGGCAAGACCGACCAGCTGGCGGGCGTGGCGCGGCAGTTCGACCTGGGCCATGTCCCGGCGCTGAAATGGGAAATCAAGATCGTCGTGGTGCTGTTCTTCGTCGCCAACGCGCTGTTGCGCTTCGTCTGGGCGCATCGGCTGTTCGGCTATTGCGCGGTGATGATGGCGGCGGTGCCGAACGATCCCGAGGATCCGCGCGCCATGCCCGCCGCCATGCAGGCGGCCGAGATCAACATCACCGCGGCGCGCAGCTTCAACTCGGGGCTGCGCTGCGTCTATTTCGCGCTCGGGGCGCTGGGCTGGCTGGCGGGACCGCTGGGGCTGTTCCTCGCCACGCTCTACGTGCTTGTCATCTCGTGGCGGCGGGAATTCGCCTCACACTCGCGCGGGGTGATCCTGCATGCCCATCCCGGCAGCGCGGGACTGCCACCAGGCCAGGCCCAGGGCCAGCATCCCCGCGACTGA
- a CDS encoding DUF465 domain-containing protein, which produces MAAPHAIHEEFPNDAARIHALKLSDAHFARLLVDYDQVNDQVGAAESRHTPMSDEAETALRKRRAALKDEIARLIAAAPA; this is translated from the coding sequence ATGGCCGCACCGCACGCCATTCACGAGGAATTTCCGAACGATGCCGCCCGCATCCATGCGCTGAAGCTGTCGGACGCGCATTTCGCCCGGCTGCTGGTCGATTACGACCAGGTGAACGACCAGGTCGGTGCCGCCGAAAGCCGCCACACGCCCATGTCGGACGAGGCCGAAACCGCGTTGCGCAAGCGTCGCGCCGCGCTGAAGGACGAGATCGCGCGCCTGATCGCCGCGGCGCCCGCCTGA
- a CDS encoding Hsp20 family protein, whose amino-acid sequence MRNFDLTPLYRASVGFDRMADVMDRALSADIASYPPYNIEKTGENAYRISIAVAGFSADELTVEVKDGAVIVSGRKASEDESRSFLHRGIANRAFERRFTLADHVRVEGASHEDGMLNIDLVREIPEALKPRRIEIAKPVKAVGKLDA is encoded by the coding sequence ATGCGCAACTTCGATCTTACCCCGCTCTACCGTGCCTCGGTCGGCTTCGACCGCATGGCGGATGTGATGGACCGGGCTCTTTCCGCCGATATCGCAAGCTACCCGCCCTATAACATCGAGAAGACCGGCGAGAATGCCTATCGCATCTCGATTGCCGTCGCGGGCTTTTCCGCCGACGAGCTGACCGTCGAGGTCAAGGACGGCGCCGTGATCGTCTCGGGCCGCAAGGCCAGCGAGGACGAAAGCCGCAGCTTCCTGCATCGCGGAATCGCCAACCGCGCCTTCGAGCGCCGCTTCACCCTGGCCGACCATGTCCGCGTCGAAGGCGCGAGCCATGAGGACGGCATGCTGAACATCGACCTGGTGCGCGAGATTCCCGAGGCGCTGAAGCCGCGCCGGATCGAGATCGCGAAACCGGTGAAGGCGGTGGGCAAGCTGGACGCCTGA
- the recR gene encoding recombination mediator RecR — translation MVSSGDEIETLIATMARLPGLGPRSARRIVLHLIRKRAGQMAQLAGLMGHVAENARECLVCGNVTGADICPICEDPARATGEICVVTDVADLWAMERGRAFRGRYHVLGGSLSALDEIGPEDLRIPQLIDRIAEENITEVILALSATVEGQTTAHYIAEALAATGATVTGLAQGVPIGGELDYLDDGTIAAALRARRRF, via the coding sequence ATGGTTTCCTCGGGCGATGAGATCGAGACGCTGATCGCCACCATGGCGCGGCTGCCGGGCTTGGGCCCGCGCTCGGCGCGCCGCATCGTGCTGCACCTGATCCGCAAGCGCGCCGGCCAGATGGCGCAGCTGGCCGGGCTGATGGGCCATGTCGCGGAAAACGCCCGCGAATGCCTGGTCTGCGGCAATGTCACCGGCGCCGACATCTGCCCGATCTGCGAGGATCCTGCCCGCGCCACCGGCGAGATCTGCGTCGTCACCGACGTGGCCGACCTCTGGGCGATGGAGCGCGGCCGGGCCTTCCGCGGCCGCTATCATGTGCTGGGCGGCAGCCTGTCGGCGCTGGACGAGATCGGCCCCGAGGACCTGCGCATCCCGCAACTCATCGACCGCATCGCCGAGGAAAACATCACCGAGGTCATCCTCGCGCTCTCGGCCACGGTCGAGGGCCAGACCACGGCGCATTACATCGCCGAGGCGCTGGCCGCGACCGGCGCCACCGTCACCGGCCTGGCGCAAGGCGTGCCCATCGGCGGCGAGCTCGACTATCTCGACGACGGCACCATCGCCGCCGCGCTCCGCGCCCGCCGCAGGTTCTAG
- a CDS encoding YbaB/EbfC family nucleoid-associated protein — MFKGLGDMGDLSKMMEAAQQMQTKMAEMQEGLTRLTVTGESGAGLVKATATAKGELTALDIDPSIFKAEDKEVVEDLILAAIKDAQRRAQDKAAEEMARLTRELGLPADMKMPF, encoded by the coding sequence ATGTTCAAGGGCTTGGGCGATATGGGCGACCTGTCGAAGATGATGGAAGCCGCCCAGCAGATGCAGACCAAGATGGCCGAGATGCAGGAGGGGCTGACCCGCCTGACCGTCACCGGCGAATCCGGCGCCGGTCTGGTCAAGGCCACGGCGACGGCCAAGGGCGAGCTGACCGCACTCGACATCGACCCCTCGATCTTCAAGGCCGAGGACAAGGAGGTGGTCGAGGACCTGATCCTGGCCGCGATCAAGGACGCACAGCGCCGCGCCCAGGACAAGGCGGCCGAGGAAATGGCCCGGCTGACCCGCGAGCTGGGCCTGCCCGCCGACATGAAGATGCCGTTCTGA
- a CDS encoding DNA polymerase III subunit gamma/tau: MSEEQTYQVLARKYRPETFADLVGQDAMVRTLKNAFAADRIAQAFIMTGIRGTGKTTTARIIAKGLNCIGPDGTGGPTTEPCGVCEHCVAISEGRHVDVLEMDAASRTGVNDIREIIESVHYRAASARYKIYIIDEVHMLSTSAFNALLKTLEEPPPHVKFIFATTEIRKVPVTVLSRCQRFDLRRIEPEVMIALLQKIAGREGAEITDDALALITRAAEGSARDATSLLDQAISHGAGETTAPQVRAMLGLADRGRVLDLFDMILRGAAAEALAELQAQYADGADPMAVLRDLAEITHWVSIVKITPEAIEDPTIGPDERARGQQIAERIPMRALTRLWQMLLKALEEVGQAPNAMMAAEMAIIRLTHVADLPDPEALIRKVQASAAAGEFNRAPAASQRSEAPRAAAPRAPVAVREGGSAAAIAVSPDALAGFPDFASVIELIRRMRDMKLLLDVEDHLRLVRYAPGRIEFNPTEDAPRDFAQRLAERLRGWTGGQRWAVVVVSEPGAPTLREQALAREAQTRARAMENPAVQAIFAHFPEAKITRIRPVPQPVAVEKPAGEDTSPHELTEGPVAEVEEWDPFEDEE, translated from the coding sequence ATGAGCGAAGAACAGACCTATCAAGTACTGGCGCGGAAATACCGCCCCGAGACCTTCGCCGACCTGGTCGGCCAGGACGCGATGGTGCGCACGCTGAAGAACGCCTTCGCGGCCGACCGGATTGCGCAGGCCTTCATCATGACCGGCATCCGCGGCACCGGCAAGACCACCACCGCGCGCATCATCGCCAAGGGGCTGAACTGCATCGGCCCCGACGGCACGGGCGGCCCGACGACCGAGCCCTGCGGGGTCTGCGAGCATTGCGTGGCGATCTCCGAAGGCCGGCATGTCGACGTGCTGGAAATGGACGCCGCGTCTCGAACCGGCGTGAACGACATCCGCGAAATCATTGAATCGGTTCACTATCGCGCGGCTTCGGCGCGCTACAAGATCTATATCATCGACGAAGTCCACATGCTCTCGACCAGCGCCTTCAACGCGCTGCTGAAGACGCTGGAGGAACCGCCGCCGCATGTGAAATTCATCTTCGCCACCACGGAAATCCGCAAGGTGCCGGTGACGGTGCTGTCGCGCTGCCAGCGCTTCGACCTGCGCCGGATCGAGCCCGAGGTGATGATCGCGCTTCTGCAGAAGATCGCCGGCCGCGAGGGCGCCGAGATCACCGATGACGCGCTGGCGCTGATCACCCGCGCGGCCGAGGGCTCGGCCCGCGACGCGACCAGCCTTCTTGACCAGGCGATCAGCCATGGCGCGGGCGAGACGACGGCGCCCCAGGTTCGCGCCATGCTGGGCCTCGCGGATCGCGGCCGTGTCCTTGACCTGTTCGACATGATCCTGCGCGGCGCCGCGGCCGAGGCGCTGGCCGAGTTGCAGGCGCAATATGCCGATGGCGCCGACCCGATGGCGGTCCTGCGCGACCTGGCCGAGATCACGCATTGGGTCAGTATCGTGAAGATCACCCCCGAGGCGATCGAGGATCCGACCATCGGCCCGGACGAACGCGCCCGCGGCCAGCAGATCGCCGAGCGCATCCCGATGCGCGCCCTGACCCGGCTGTGGCAGATGCTCTTGAAGGCGCTGGAAGAGGTCGGCCAGGCCCCGAACGCGATGATGGCGGCCGAAATGGCGATCATCCGCCTGACCCATGTCGCCGACCTGCCCGACCCCGAGGCGCTGATCCGCAAGGTCCAGGCCTCAGCGGCGGCCGGCGAGTTCAACCGCGCGCCCGCCGCCTCGCAGCGCAGCGAGGCCCCGCGCGCCGCCGCGCCCCGCGCCCCGGTCGCGGTCCGCGAGGGCGGCAGCGCCGCCGCCATCGCCGTCTCGCCCGACGCGCTGGCCGGCTTCCCCGATTTCGCCTCCGTCATCGAACTGATCCGCCGCATGCGCGACATGAAGCTGCTGCTCGATGTCGAGGATCACCTGCGCCTCGTCCGCTATGCCCCCGGCCGGATCGAGTTCAACCCGACCGAGGACGCGCCCCGCGACTTTGCCCAGCGGCTGGCCGAGCGGCTGCGCGGCTGGACCGGCGGCCAGCGCTGGGCGGTGGTCGTGGTCTCGGAACCGGGGGCGCCGACCCTGCGCGAACAGGCGCTGGCGCGCGAGGCCCAGACCCGCGCCCGTGCCATGGAAAACCCGGCCGTGCAGGCGATCTTCGCCCATTTCCCCGAGGCCAAGATCACCAGGATTCGCCCGGTGCCGCAGCCGGTCGCGGTTGAAAAACCGGCGGGCGAGGATACATCCCCGCATGAGCTGACCGAAGGCCCGGTGGCCGAGGTCGAGGAATGGGATCCTTTCGAGGACGAGGAGTAG
- a CDS encoding DUF2218 domain-containing protein produces the protein MSQTVILSTCRVATAHGSRYLQQLCKHWAHKFEVEFDASRGRIAMPEDRTVNLTATPEALEITLDAPAETTEHMRHIVDSHIARFAFREELVFNWTP, from the coding sequence ATGTCCCAGACCGTCATCCTTTCGACCTGCCGCGTGGCGACCGCGCATGGCAGCCGCTATCTGCAACAGCTCTGCAAGCATTGGGCGCACAAGTTCGAGGTCGAGTTCGACGCCAGCCGCGGCCGCATCGCCATGCCCGAGGATCGCACCGTCAACCTGACCGCCACGCCCGAGGCGCTGGAAATCACCCTCGACGCCCCGGCCGAGACGACCGAGCACATGCGCCACATCGTCGACAGCCATATCGCCCGCTTCGCCTTCCGCGAGGAGCTGGTCTTCAACTGGACGCCCTGA
- a CDS encoding serine hydrolase, with amino-acid sequence MKRRSILLALPLLAMPHLARASLREVLEAADLPQLRAIAVWRDGEEVAARGFGGFTPDRATNIKSASKSIVSALAGIAIARGLFSGPDQRVAELLRADLPADPDPRLARLTLGHLLSMQAGLERQSGPNYGAWVSSRNWVRAALAAPFVADPGQGMLYSTASTHLVSAMLTRASGRSTLALARDWLTLPGFAIAAWERDPQGIYLGGNQMAMSTRSLLSFGAAYAAGGQGVIPEDWIAESWRPRTRSIFNGEEYGYGWFVSRIAGRPVRYGWGYGGQMIYVFPGRVPVAIAMTSDPDRPSARSGYRTELHALAGRLVAAL; translated from the coding sequence ATGAAGCGACGTTCAATCCTGCTGGCCCTGCCGCTCCTGGCGATGCCGCACCTGGCGCGGGCCTCGCTGCGCGAGGTGCTCGAGGCGGCGGACCTGCCGCAACTGCGCGCCATCGCCGTCTGGCGCGACGGCGAGGAGGTGGCGGCGCGCGGCTTCGGCGGCTTTACCCCGGACCGGGCGACGAACATCAAATCGGCCTCGAAATCCATCGTCTCGGCGCTGGCGGGCATCGCCATCGCGCGTGGGCTGTTTTCCGGCCCCGACCAGAGGGTGGCCGAACTGCTGCGCGCCGACCTGCCGGCCGATCCCGATCCGCGCCTGGCCCGGCTGACCCTGGGGCATCTGCTGTCGATGCAGGCCGGGCTGGAGCGGCAGTCGGGGCCGAATTACGGGGCCTGGGTCAGCAGCCGCAACTGGGTGCGCGCCGCACTGGCCGCACCCTTCGTCGCCGATCCGGGGCAGGGGATGCTTTATTCCACCGCCTCGACGCATCTGGTCTCGGCCATGCTGACGCGTGCCTCGGGGCGCTCGACGCTGGCGCTGGCGCGGGATTGGCTGACGCTGCCCGGCTTCGCCATCGCCGCATGGGAGCGCGACCCGCAGGGCATCTATCTGGGCGGCAACCAGATGGCGATGAGCACCCGCAGCCTGCTTTCCTTCGGCGCCGCCTATGCCGCGGGCGGGCAGGGGGTGATCCCCGAGGACTGGATCGCCGAGAGCTGGCGGCCGCGCACCCGCTCGATCTTCAACGGCGAGGAATATGGCTATGGCTGGTTCGTCAGCCGCATCGCCGGCCGGCCGGTGCGCTACGGCTGGGGCTATGGCGGGCAGATGATCTACGTCTTTCCCGGCCGGGTGCCGGTCGCCATCGCCATGACCTCCGACCCCGACCGGCCCTCGGCGCGCTCGGGCTATCGTACCGAGCTGCACGCGCTGGCCGGCCGGCTGGTCGCGGCGCTGTGA
- a CDS encoding ATP-binding cassette domain-containing protein has protein sequence MARAPLLQLSDISLTFGGNPVFDGLNLTVQEGDRLALVGRNGSGKSTLMKVMAGLVEPDAGQVITPAGIHVGYMEQEPDLAAFATLGDFARASLGDDQGYRVEMAAEGLKFDPDRAVATASGGERRRAALARLLAEAPELMLLDEPTNHLDIEAIGWLEEQLSTTRAGFVLISHDRAFLRALTRATLWIDRGAVRRQDRGFEHFEDWRETVWAAEDEARHKLDRKIKAEAKWAVEGISARRKRNQGRVRALAALREERAGQIRRQGTAAMEMDAGQQSGKRVIDARGISKSFGERVILKPFDLRVLRGDRVAFVGPNGAGKTTLIKMLTGELAPDNGEVKHGTNLDIAVFDQARSAIDETVSLWDALAGDPAMRVSGRADQVMVRGQPRHVVAYLKDFLFDEAQARAPVGSLSGGEKARLLLARIMARPSNLLVLDEPTNDLDVETLDLLQDILGDYDGTVLLVSHDRDFIDRVATTTVAMEGDGRATIYPGGWSDYRRQRPETVAVAEPPKPAAPKPAAPEPRATAPRTGLSFTEKKRLEALPGIIERLEAEIGKLTEFLAQPDLFQTQPAKFSKASEGLTERQAALEAAEEEWLDLAGREQG, from the coding sequence ATGGCACGCGCACCGCTTTTGCAACTCTCCGACATTTCGCTGACCTTCGGCGGCAACCCCGTCTTCGACGGGCTGAATCTGACCGTGCAGGAGGGCGACCGGCTGGCGCTGGTCGGCCGCAACGGCTCGGGCAAGTCCACGCTGATGAAGGTCATGGCCGGGCTGGTCGAGCCCGATGCCGGCCAGGTCATCACGCCCGCCGGCATCCATGTCGGCTATATGGAGCAGGAGCCGGACCTTGCGGCCTTTGCCACCTTGGGCGATTTCGCCCGCGCCAGCCTGGGCGACGACCAGGGCTACCGGGTCGAGATGGCGGCCGAGGGGCTGAAGTTCGACCCCGACCGGGCCGTGGCCACCGCCTCGGGCGGCGAGCGGCGGCGCGCGGCGCTGGCCCGGCTTCTGGCCGAGGCGCCCGAGCTGATGCTGCTGGACGAGCCGACGAACCATCTGGACATCGAGGCCATCGGCTGGCTCGAGGAACAGCTTTCGACCACGCGCGCGGGCTTCGTGCTGATCTCGCACGACCGCGCCTTCCTGCGGGCGCTGACGCGGGCGACGCTGTGGATCGACCGCGGCGCGGTGCGCCGCCAGGACCGCGGTTTCGAGCATTTCGAGGATTGGCGCGAAACCGTCTGGGCGGCCGAGGACGAGGCCCGCCACAAGCTGGACCGCAAGATCAAGGCCGAGGCGAAATGGGCCGTCGAGGGCATCAGCGCCCGGCGCAAGCGCAACCAGGGCCGGGTGCGCGCCCTGGCCGCGCTGCGCGAGGAACGCGCCGGCCAGATCCGCCGTCAGGGCACCGCGGCGATGGAGATGGACGCCGGCCAGCAGTCCGGCAAGCGGGTCATCGACGCCAGGGGTATCTCGAAATCCTTCGGCGAGCGGGTGATCCTGAAGCCCTTCGACCTGCGCGTGCTGCGCGGCGACCGCGTCGCCTTCGTCGGCCCGAACGGCGCCGGCAAGACCACGCTGATCAAGATGCTGACCGGCGAGCTGGCCCCCGACAACGGCGAGGTGAAGCACGGCACCAATCTCGACATTGCGGTCTTCGACCAGGCCCGCAGCGCCATCGACGAAACGGTCAGCCTGTGGGACGCGCTGGCGGGCGATCCGGCGATGCGGGTCTCGGGGCGCGCCGACCAGGTCATGGTGCGGGGCCAACCCCGCCATGTCGTCGCCTATCTCAAGGATTTCCTGTTCGACGAGGCGCAGGCCCGCGCGCCGGTCGGCAGCCTGTCGGGCGGCGAGAAGGCGCGGCTGCTGCTGGCGCGGATCATGGCCCGGCCCTCGAACCTCCTGGTGCTGGACGAGCCGACGAACGATCTGGACGTCGAGACGCTGGACCTCTTGCAGGACATCCTGGGCGATTACGACGGCACCGTTCTGCTGGTCAGCCACGACCGCGATTTCATCGACCGCGTGGCCACGACCACCGTGGCGATGGAGGGCGACGGCCGCGCCACGATCTATCCCGGCGGCTGGTCGGATTATCGCCGCCAGCGCCCCGAGACGGTCGCGGTTGCCGAGCCGCCCAAGCCCGCGGCACCGAAGCCCGCGGCACCCGAGCCAAGGGCTACCGCGCCGCGCACCGGCCTGAGCTTCACCGAGAAGAAGCGGCTCGAGGCGCTGCCCGGCATCATCGAGCGGCTCGAGGCCGAGATCGGCAAGCTGACCGAATTCCTGGCCCAGCCCGACCTGTTCCAGACCCAGCCCGCGAAATTCTCCAAGGCGAGCGAGGGGTTGACCGAGCGCCAGGCCGCGCTGGAGGCCGCCGAGGAGGAATGGCTGGATCTGGCCGGGCGCGAGCAGGGCTAG
- a CDS encoding calcium-binding protein, with amino-acid sequence MPTGTTGNDTLIGTSANEVFYALAGNDYVLGQGGNDTIYGDAGNDYLSGGSGNDYIHAGTGIDTVHGWEDNDTIVSSGYGQYYGDTGNDYIYAGSGGGETLDGGGGTDWLNTTSWSGNYSVNLGTGATNFSFESFVNFENIYSGSGNDTLYGTAGANTMYGNDGNDYIYGYGGNDYLYGGNGNDYLHAGTGTDTVYGVAGNDTLVSSGYGYYSAGNDNDYVYAGNGGGETLDGGAGTDWLNTAAWSGDYSVNLASGATNWSGESFVNFEHLYSGSGNDTLIGTDIANYIYGNDGNDYIYGYNGNDYLYGGNGNDYINAGVGTDTVYGVSGNDTIISSGYGQYYAGDGADSVLAGNGGGETLDGGNGTDWLNTTAWSGNYSINLATGVTNYGGESFVNFENVLSGIGNDTINGTAGANRVNANAGNDRVYGLGGNDFLQGMGGNDLVSGGVGADFIQGGSGNDTMIGGAGSDTLNDGAGFDVFRFVALSDSAVGVGIDLINGFDGAGGAPGDRFDLSAIDANTLVAGNQAFTFHGTTNGGAGTAWVINNGAETWLQVNVDGDAAAEMRIRIADGATLAGNYAASDFIL; translated from the coding sequence ATGCCAACCGGCACAACGGGCAACGACACCCTGATCGGGACGTCGGCCAATGAGGTATTCTACGCCTTGGCGGGGAATGACTATGTCCTGGGTCAGGGCGGAAACGACACCATCTACGGCGACGCCGGCAACGACTATCTCTCCGGCGGCAGCGGCAATGATTATATCCACGCCGGCACCGGCATCGATACCGTGCATGGCTGGGAAGACAACGACACGATCGTTTCCAGCGGCTACGGCCAATATTATGGCGATACCGGCAACGACTATATCTATGCCGGCAGCGGCGGCGGCGAGACGCTGGACGGCGGCGGTGGCACCGACTGGCTGAATACCACCAGCTGGAGCGGAAATTACTCGGTGAACCTTGGCACCGGCGCGACCAACTTCTCATTTGAAAGCTTCGTGAATTTCGAAAACATCTATTCCGGTTCGGGCAATGACACGCTTTACGGCACCGCCGGCGCGAATACCATGTATGGCAATGACGGTAACGATTACATCTATGGCTACGGCGGCAACGACTACCTCTATGGCGGCAATGGCAACGACTATCTGCATGCCGGAACCGGCACCGACACGGTCTATGGCGTGGCCGGCAACGATACGCTCGTTTCCAGCGGCTACGGCTATTACTCCGCCGGGAACGACAACGACTATGTCTATGCCGGAAACGGCGGCGGCGAGACGCTGGACGGCGGCGCCGGCACCGACTGGCTGAATACCGCCGCCTGGAGCGGGGACTACTCCGTCAACCTCGCCAGCGGCGCCACCAACTGGAGCGGAGAGAGCTTCGTCAATTTCGAACATCTCTATTCCGGCTCTGGCAATGATACGCTGATCGGAACCGACATCGCAAATTACATCTACGGAAACGACGGAAACGACTATATTTACGGTTACAACGGTAACGACTATCTCTACGGCGGCAATGGTAACGATTATATCAATGCTGGTGTAGGCACTGATACCGTTTACGGCGTTTCTGGCAATGACACCATCATTTCCAGTGGATACGGCCAATATTACGCTGGAGACGGAGCCGATTCGGTTCTTGCTGGAAATGGCGGCGGCGAAACTTTGGATGGCGGCAACGGCACCGACTGGTTGAACACCACGGCATGGTCGGGGAATTATTCCATCAACCTTGCAACCGGCGTCACCAACTACGGCGGCGAAAGCTTCGTGAACTTCGAGAACGTGCTTTCGGGCATCGGCAATGACACGATCAACGGCACGGCCGGCGCGAATCGCGTGAACGCCAATGCCGGCAACGACAGGGTCTATGGCCTTGGGGGCAACGACTTCCTGCAAGGCATGGGCGGTAACGACCTCGTTTCGGGTGGGGTAGGCGCCGATTTCATCCAGGGTGGCAGCGGCAACGACACCATGATTGGTGGCGCAGGCTCTGACACGCTGAACGATGGCGCCGGGTTCGATGTCTTCCGCTTTGTCGCCCTCAGCGACTCGGCGGTCGGGGTCGGTATCGACCTGATCAACGGCTTCGACGGGGCCGGCGGGGCGCCGGGCGACCGGTTCGATCTGTCGGCCATCGACGCCAATACCCTGGTCGCAGGCAATCAGGCGTTCACCTTCCACGGCACCACCAATGGCGGCGCCGGCACCGCCTGGGTGATCAACAACGGCGCCGAGACCTGGCTCCAGGTCAATGTCGACGGCGATGCCGCAGCCGAGATGCGCATCCGCATCGCCGATGGCGCGACCCTGGCGGGCAACTACGCCGCCTCGGACTTCATACTCTGA